TGTATATTCTAATTTTTTTACTTTAAAACCCCAACATTAAGATTGTACTACTTAATGTTTTTTAATATACATGGTTAACATTTTGGATATATTGCTTATCCGAGATGTTGACTTAAGTTTTACATATATATTGGATACTGCTAACATGAACCACCCCACCCTAGCCCACATATATAGGGTGGCCACCATGACAGGGACATAGGCATCACTGATCCTTAAGCGGGTTCCAGCTGGTCAGTTGGACAACTGTAAAACAGCAGGAAAAAAAACTGCAAGTGTCTTTTCTCACCAACAGAAAAAAATCAAGAAATAAGTAAAAAAACACAATCTTTAGTCATTACTTTTCTATTATAATATCTTTTATCATCACTATGAAATTAAATTGTCTAGTTGTTGATCACCATACATAGAACTTGAATTTTTCTAAATACAAAACGGTTTATCTGTTTGAAAGGACTCAAAGGAGTGAATACTCGTCAGCAACGGATACAAGAccaaaaaaaataataataaaaggAAGACGCTGGGCTTGGACCAAAAATAAAAGGAAGCCAAGCTCATGGAAACACAATTACTCCCTGCACGGCGCGAACACGCGCTGTATAACCATGGTCCATGACAAGCTCGGTTCAGATGGCCGCTCGCGCACGGCGGCAGCGGCGTCCCGCAGAGGCACTTGTTGTGGCCGTACGCCTCCGCCTTGAACCACCCCATCCGCCCGCCGGCGGGTATCTCCCCGCAGAGCTCGTTGTAGCTGAGGTCCAGCGTCACCACCCTCGACTCCAGCAGCGACGCCGGCACGCCGCCGTAGATCCGGTTGTGGCTCAGGTTCAGGAACAGAAGGTCCCTGGGCATCTCCAGCCCGGTCAGGTTGAACCTCAGCCGGTTCCCGGACAGGTCGAGGTCATCCACCGTCTTGCGCCGCCCGAACAGGAACGACGCGTCGCCGGCGAGCTGGTTGTTCGCGACCTTGAACTCCATGATGTACCTCTCGATCCCGTAGAGCCAGGGGATGGTCCCGGACAGCCGGTTGTTCGACAGCTTCAGGCCCAGCGGCCGGTCGGGCGTGCCGCCGTGCACGAGCCGCGGCGGGATCGTCCCGACGAGGTCGTTGTTCGCGGCGTCGAAGAAGGTCAGGTGCGGCAGCTTCTCCAGCGACGTGGGGATCCTGCCGGTGAGCTTGTTCCCGAAGAAGCTGACAGAGGAGAGGTTGGTGCGGGAGAGGGACGCCGGGATGGAGCCCGAGACGGAGGTGACCATGACGTTGAGGATGGAGAGGTGCGCGAGCTTGCCGAGGGAGTCCGGGATGGGGCCGTGCAGCCCCGGGATGTTGACGATGTTGATGGTGCGCAGCTGGTCGAGCTCGCCGATGGCCGGCGGCAGCGTGGACGTGATGCTAACGTTCTCGAGGAAGAGCGCGACGACGCGGCGGTACTGGTTGCAGTAGGCGTACGGCCAGCCGCAGTGGTCCGTGCCGGGCTGCCACTCCGCGAGCGCGGCCGGGTTGCCGAACTGCgtcttgatcttgagcagcgTCGGGAGGTCAGGGTCGCTGTTTCCCTGCGGAGACTGGGACGACAGCGACATGGTGATCAGTTGGGAAGATAGGAGGAAGAGGATGAGTAGGTGGGTGGCGTCCATGGCGATCCGCGTTCGAGCATTCGATGTACTTGCTATTGTTTGAGGTGCCTGCTGGTAAAGCGCGGTGATGAACAGTGCATTGTATAGGCATAGAGGGTCAAATGGGCGCGGAGGCGTGATGTTGAAGGTAACCCACAGTTTGGTCAAGGGTTTTTGAGTCGTTTGATGCAGCTGCAAGCAATAGGAACGCCTCCTATATATCTCAAGGCTTCTGAAAATGGCAAAGTTTCATGGCGATCTAACGGTCAATGACGTCGCCTAAAGAGATGCCTCAAATCACGCACCTAAGAAATAAACCTCCCTTCAACTTCACGAGACATTGACTTTTAGAAACAGATTTGCTCCTCGTCAATCGTTTGAGAATTTGTATATCCATCAATCGACACTATAAGCCATCTGATCAAGGCTGAACGTCTATGATGATTCAGTGTGTAATCTGAGTTGTCGGGTCGGCGAGCGCATTTTGTGTTGCCGTTTAGCCATTGTCGGATCCGTCTGTCTTGTCCACCTGCCCGTTTAGCTCGCCGGGCAACCATCACTATCGCCCCCACCCCATCCTCACTCTCCCGGAGCCGCAACAAACAGCCTGGCTAAACCTAGATCCAGATCTCAACTCCGGTAATCTCCCGGCCATGTCAGCATGCCAAGCTGTCTCCTCTCTTCTCCGCTCTCCTGTCTCTAGGAAGCCTCTCTCACCGCCCCGCGCCTGCAGGCGCCGCCGCACTTCCCATCCCCTTCCAGGGTAACTCATGAATCATGCAGCCATCTTTATCTCGTCAACTGTGGCTCAGGTGATGCCTCGCCACCCTGCCATCGGAGACTGAGAAGATCAGGTAAGCACCAATAGTATGGACGAGAGTTTGAGACGGAGTGGCCTGTTTGCGGTCAGTGTATCCTCATTATCTCGGAGGCCATCACGCACTAACCATGCAGGTAGACCCATGCATCAAAGGACGAATGTGTGGGGAGGACCAATAGCAACAAGGCAAGGGGATCCAGGGTCCCCATGATCAGCTGCTCGATCTATGACGACTGCTATGATCAGGCACTTAGCGATCTTGGGACAAGCGTGAACATTATGCCTAAGGTAATCTTTGAACAATTACAATATCCTGGTCTCGCTCCAATCCTAATGTACGTGCAGCTCGTTGATTCAACCATTCGAAATCCTGAAGGGATAGTCGAAAATCTTCTAGTGCGAGTGAAGAACTCCTTTATCCTCGCCAACTTTGTGGTCCTCGACATGAAGGGTGACCTAGGCGTGCAGCTTATCCTTGGACGAGCCTCCCTAAGGGACATCAAGGTGACGATAGAAGTCGAGATCGGAGAAATCCGCTTCCCCATCGGAGTAGACAATATGCGCTTCAAATTTCAGCTCAGGGACGAGCAGAGCTGTAATACTTTGAGATAAAATAAATAGATTATAGATAATTAGCTCATGCTAACTACCCAAATTATTGTGATGATTTTCTATTGGTCTCTTGTTTATGCATGCCTGCAAGAATGATATCATGTGCCCGTACTACTTATCTAGTGACTATTTTGACCACCGTAATTCCTATTTgtatatgtgcatgtgtgttgactcgtgtgtgtgtgtgtgaacaGAAAAGGTTTGAGCTGACCTGATGTATACGTAATGCCTAGCTGCTGCCCACGTTAGCATATCCCACCAGTTGCCTCTTTAGCACAGCAGTATATATCAGCTCCTGGTGATAAATACCAGCCCACGGTGAAAAAATAAATTAGCAAAACAATCAGGATAATGACAGCCATATTGGCCGGCGGCCTGGCCCCTTCTGTACTCTTGTACATTATTCCGCACTATTCTACCGCACTCTACAATAGTTGAGAGCCATGCACTGCTCAGTACCCTGCATGCCCGCTCGCCTCCTATAAATAGCGCTGATGTGCTCCAGTCGATCCACGCACACACCACATGCAATAACAGCGCATGTAATAGTTAGTGCTGCCGCTGCCATAGGAAGTCTCTGCTAGCAACAAGAACAGTGCTAGAAAAATAGTAGAAGTTCGCAGCTGAGTCATCACGCCACTGCTTATTCACATTCTTCTCTTCTCTTATTTTTCGTGTGCGTTTTAAATAACAGTCAAGGTGTTGGTCTTACTTTTCGTGTGCGTTTTAAATTTTAGTTAAGGTGTTGTCTTTACTTTTCATGTGTGTTTTGAATTCCAATTGAGGTGTTGCCTTTACTTTTTGTGTGAGTTTTATATTACCAGTCAAGACGTTGCCCTTACTTTTCGTGTGAGTTTTACATTTTCAGTTGAGGCGTTGCTTTTATTTTCCATGTGAGTTTTATATTTTCAGTCGGGGTGTTGCCTTTACTTTTCGTGTGAGTTTTACATTACCAGTCGAGGTATTGCCTTTGCTTTTCGTGTGAGTTTTATATTCCCAGTTGAGATGTTGCCTTAGTGTGAGTTTTACGTTTCCAGTCGAGGTGTTACCCGAACTTTCATGTGAGTTTTATATTTTCAGTTGAAGTGTTGCCCTACTTTCCGCGTGCGTTCTAAATTTGCACCGTTAATTTATCTTCCAGTACTATCTTTAATTTTAGCATGCATTTTTATTAAACTGGTGTTGCGACGGTAATAATATTGTATCGGTCATGGTTTAGAAATTGGACTGTCGTAATTCTCCATCAGAAATAGCTCTTATTCTGAATAGGGTACCAGGTCATGGATCCGTAGGAGCCACCGAGTGCTAGTAGGTCAAGAGATGTATTCCTTGAAGGGCTAAAGAATTCTGCTCTTCTAAAATATGGTATTCTAGTAGAGACTGTCGATGTCAGAATACCCTTCTATAGAGTTTTAAAGTGTGAAATTTCACCCCTGTGATTCCCGGGTTGGGAAGCTTGTGGTTATGTATGGCACCAGTTAATTCTTTATATTGATATTTCTACTTCTCGAATTTTATATTAACCATTACATACGCTCTGAGTATGACTTTATACTCACCTTTACTTTTGAATTAATTTTTACAGCATCGAAATAATGGACTAACCAAGCGGGGAACGGGACGATTAGGCTATAGGACTATGTTAATTTAGAAAAAGATAAAAAAAGTGTACTACTTTAGTTTGATTTGTCTTACACCCTTGTAAAATTACTTATGAAATATCAATAAAGTGAAAAAGAAATATTATGATCACTTCTAGCCTCTATTTACTTTTAGACTTATAGGTTATAAATTAATTTTTATAACCGTGTGGCGACTGTTACGTCTAGATCCTAGTTTGGGACGTGACAAGAGCTTCGTGACACATCAAAATCACGATGGGAGTGGGATATAGGGAGGACCACTACCCCAAGCCGAAGACGCACCAACCACACCAGTAAGAAGAAAGAGAACAGAGAAGGTGTGGTGGATGGTGAGCAGTGCGTCTTCATCAACTTCTCCACGGTGGGACACCAAACAGTAACACACGCCGGAGAACAGTCTTGCCCGTCGAACTCAAAACAATGAGCTCTTACCGAAGGTAAATTGGTACTTATCTCATATTTGATTTTATAAAACTTGCTTTTCTCAacatttggtttttctcattgCATATTTGAAATTTTCAACTTTCTTGCATGCTGGAATTTTTTCTAGCCTATTTTCTCTTTTTACAAAAATCCTGAAAAATATTTTCTAAGCATAAAATCCTTTGAAAAATATTGTTGAACAACTTTTTGAAGCAAAATTTGACTAGGCACCAAAATATCAAAGCAAGAGAGCCGTTGGAGCGCGTGGATCCAGGAGGGGGACCATCCAGAGTTTGGCCGACTCAGGCCTAACGGCTCTTGGACCCCACTTCCTCCAACGGCTACTAGCCGTTGTGCCCGGTACCTCCTCGAATGTTTCGTGCCAAGCTCTTTAAATGGAGCCCGAGAGGGAGCTCTTCACTCTCACACACAACTCACTTATTCCCTCACTCTCTCAAACTTTGCTCTCGGGTTTTCATTGATTTTGTGCTCAAGTTCAAGTGCAAGAAATCTTTCTCTCTTATTTCTTTGCTACAAGATTGCCCACACTTTTGGAGAAGCAACTTTCAGGTAAGAGCTTTCATTTCTCTAACATAACTCGAATCGAGTTGTTCTTGTTCTCCAAGCTTCAACACGAAGGGTATGGGTCGAAAGTTCTCCGATACATTGAAGAAAATGATGGATGAAAATTCATCCCATTCACGGGATGGCTGGAGCTCTCACCACACCTCCCCGCATCAACACCCCAGACCCGAACCGCTCGTCAGCTTCATCTATGGTGAATTGGTGAGACTAGTTTGCCACGGCTGCAGCTTGCCTGTCTCTTTGGCGTATCTTCATCTGTATCCCCGCACACGTGGAAGTAGTCTATTGCTTCCCGCTATAGGCTGGGCCCTCTTTTTTTCCGTCAACAGCCCAACACCAACCAAGAAGACGGAGACGTCATGCGgctcccttttcctttttttagcGTCACGCAACAGTTAACGGAAATTAATGGAGGGAAAAAGAGCTGCCTAAGAAGTGGCGCCAATTACGACAAATATAGATCATCAATTGGCATCTTCCTCAACGACACAACAACAATGGCTTCTTAACCAAATTTCCCTACGCCTCACCAGAATAACTACATAGTTGTGCTAGTGTCATTACTTCCATAAGTACAAAGCATCATCACGCCACCTGCTACTGACGTTGCAACATCCTCATCAAATTTCTTCATGATCAACACTCAGTCTGGTGACACATAAAGGATAGAGTTAGAAAAGATAGAATTAGACATTGTAAGTCATACCCCAATATCATTCATAGTATGAGTTTTTTTTTCTATACTTTATGTCTAACTTATTGCACACGGCACCGTCTACAAATCCAACTAGGATTCTAGAAAAAATGATTCTGCCCAAGTAGAAAATTCTCTGGAAGACAACATACCAAAGGTTGGTATGAAATTCTATGCTGAGCAAGAGGCATATGACTTCTACAATTTCTATGCTCGAGTCAAGGGATTTAGCATCCAGAGGAGTAGTTCACATAATGTGAAAAATACTACCACAATAAATAATAAAACTTTTTGTTGTTCTCGTCCAGGTATAAAATGAAATTATGTAATATTACTTTTATCCATGGTTCGGGATAGAACATCTTTTTATCAAATTATTTATTTATCAATAGGTATTCGAGGTCCTGATAAGAAAGAGGAGTCTTCCAAGTATAGTAGACCAAGACCCGATATATGTGTCAAGCTCTCATGAAGATCAGTCTCAAAGATAGATTCTACTACATCTATGAATTTGAGCCTGAGcacaaccatattcttactatTGAAGACCAGAGACCTGATGTCATACGTTGAAGATACTTGATATTAACAATGTTAAAAAAATTCCTAAGCAATACATATTGAAAAGATGGACGATTGATGCAAAAGTTCTTCATATCAAGAGAAATTCTGAGACACAAGAAGATCCCAAAACAAAGCTATCACAACGTAGAAAAGAGTTATCTAGAATATTTCTTAAATTAGCTGCCCAAGCTGTAGAATCTGATGAAACATTCTTTATGGCTGTAAGCAGTGCAGAGCAATTAGCAGAAGATGTGGAGAAAAGCTTGGGAAAAAGATTTGATCCAGACTTGGATAGTTTGACTCATACATAAGGTTTGCACTGTGCTATAATATGAACCTGAATAATACTTATGTTAATACTATATAGCTGCATGATCAAACTGTTATGTCTGTTTTTTCCAAACAATCAACTTTTTGTAGGAACACAACAGAAAGACGAGGTTATAAAACCAAGAGGTATCGAGGTCAAGGAAAAGGAAGATCGTGGATATAAGAGACCAATTGGTGGTTTTGAGAAGGCAACACGGCAGCGAAAAAAGATCAAGAATGACCTAAAGGCATCTGATTCAGCATTGAAAGTAAATACTAGTTCTGCATCAGGTTTCGAGAAGACAACACGAAAGAGGAAAAAACCATGAATGACCCAAAGACATCTAATTTTCCAATAGAAGCGATAGCACATTCACATCCATATAACACTATCCTAGTATAAGATTTCTACGGTATTTACCATTGCAAAGACTTATATGTTGTGCTGATATTAATATTCCTCTTTTGTTGGTATGCATGTCCATTTAGAGACTAGTACACACCAACATCACATACAAATACCAAGCTACTATCTGGTTGAAAATGCTTTCATGCCTCCATACTTTGGTCCTTTCTTTGGGACTCCTGACCATGGTCAAGGGACACAACCAGGAAATGCTACTCAGTCATTTAATGCAAATCCCAACAGTATGTTCTTTGGGACTCATGATCAATGAATCCTATGTATGCAACAATTTATTTTACAAAGGAACTGGACTATCTGTGTCTCATTTTAATTATTCGGTAAGCTAGATTTCATTCCATTCAGGCTGCATAAAAATATAATCTAAAGTGGAAAAGTGCATATTCCTAAACAAAGGGACTAGCATTGGAAAAGTGCATACCTCGCTGCCACACACACTGCTGTAAGAAGAGGTTCTAGAAGTGTTACAGCTTGTCCCGCTGCAGTGACTTCAACTCGACGCAACTAAAGAGAAAGCACCAAAATCGAACTCCCCCTCGCCAGATCGAGATCCCCCAGCAAGAATCGAGTTGCTGATCACCCAAATCGAAATTAGAAAGCAAAAATAGAGGTCCTGACCATCCAAAATCAAGATCAAGCAGCTAGAAACGAGGATCCCCCTATCATAATCAGCTCGCCGCCACCGAGCTCGAGTTTGCTACTACCGCTTCTTGTCAGAATATGAAGTTTCTCTCTTCCCAAATCGATTGTCTCAACCTAAATGGATCTTCTTGCCGCACAGATTAAGCTTCCCCTGCTATATCGAGCTCTTCAGATTCCGTATTGCTATACGTCAGACGAGAAGGTTGGAGCGGAGTAGGGGAAGAATAGAACGGAGCAAAAACGGGGAACAAGACGGCTCCGTTTTCTCGGTGCGGGACTTTTGACGGGAAGAGAATAGAAGACCCAGCTCCTGGTAAGAGCCAATATATGATTTTCACGTGTTGGGGAATACGAATGGGGATAGGAAAAGGAATAGGAAAAGGGAACAGTCAAGCTGCAGCCGTTTGCCATCAGGAGCCCCGCCGGACCGCTCCCGTGCGCCACGGCGGGTGAGGCGGTGCTGTCGCCAGCCGGATTTTTTTTTTTCCACCTGCAAGCAAGCAGgactaagggcctgtttgggacCGCTCTGCTTCACAAATCGCAGCTCAGCTCCATGAACTTCACAGCAGAGCAGCTCAGCTTTAAAGTTGCAGAGTTTTTGAAAGTGTTTGGCTAGCAGACCAACTTCAACTTCAGAAAAAAGAGATTCGGATTGGAAAAGTCTCTTATGCCCTTGAACGATGTATGAAAGGATTTTATTTACGATGTACAACATGGCTGATGCCCGCCGCGCCgtggccgcccgcgccgcccctgccagccgcccgcgccgctcctgccagccgcgcccgccgcgccgtggccgcccgcgccgcccctgccgtgcccgcccgcgccgcccctgccgtgcccgcccgcgccgcccttgccgcgcccgccgcgccgcccctgcccgccgctgccgtgcccgcccgcgcccgcccctgcccgccgctgccgggcccgcccgcgccgcccctgccggcCGCTGCCGtgcccgcccgcgccgcctgcgcccgcgccgctcgcgcccgcaccgcccgcgcccacgccgcccctgccgtgcccccgcccgcgccgcccgcgccgctcgcgcccgcaccgcccgcgcccacgccgccccgcccgcgcccccgcccgcgcccgcgcaccacgcgcccgccgcgccgtggACCGCGCCCcacgcgcccgccgcgccgcccgcgccgtggTGGGAGATGGGAGGAAATAGAGGGACGAGAGCAGACAGGGGGAGGAAGATGGGGGGGCGCGGGTGGGATAGAACAGATAGAAGAAAAACGTTTCAGGTGTGTAATCAGTGGCATTGGTGGGTAATTTTCCCCCAACTTCACGAGGGAGTTCAAAACGGCTACTCGTGAAGTACCCTTTTGGCTGCTTCATGGATTTCGTGAAGTTGGGGCTAACTTCACGTTTTTTGGTGAAGCTGAGCTGGTGAAGCTGGGGGTGTTTGGCTACAGTTTCGCGAAGCGAAGTCGAATTTCGTGAAGTGAAGCAGTACCAAACATACCCTAAAGCACATTTCAGCGCGGGGCAAATCGCGTCGGGCCTCGAATCCCTCTCCTTTTGTTGCAACCAAAACGATGGGCCAAAGATGCTTTCCAGCCCAAATGGGAGCGCTTGCAACAGCCCAGGACCCCAGGTATCCCCGTCCATGCACATTTTGTGGACAAATGTGATGCATGCATGATCCAGCCCAAATAGAATCAGTTACTCAAATCTTTTTTTAGTGGATCAGTTACTCAAATTTGAATGAACCAGTTTCACCGACTGTTCGAGCTAGCTGAAACAATGAAACAACCCCAAGGGGCCCCCAAATTCAGAGCGCGCCAGCACTGCTCACCGAACCAACCGCCGCACGCCACGCCATCCCCGTCACGTAACGGTAATTTCGGGCTCGATCTCTGGACGTCCTCCGACGGGAATCCGGGGCAAATTCGAAGCCCCCCGTGCGCCTGCGTACGTGCGCAGCAGTTAAGGCCGCTCTGCCGCCCTTGGTGGCTGGCGAGCTGGAACCTGGAAGGAGGGGCATGGAATTCCTTCCCAAACGCCTTGCCTTAAATACGGCAATCCCGCGGCATTGATTGCGCGACGGGCACGCCCGCCCGTTAATTCCGTGCCGCCCTCTGCCTCTTTCAAATTCCATCCCCATCCCATCCCCCCTCGCGTCTTCGTTCCTGGAGCAGCACGGGAGCAGAGCGGGTGcacgggcgcggcggagcggaggAGATCGGGGGGAGTAGTAGAAGAGGTATCGAGGCCCCCGGGGGCCGCCGCCGGGCTCCGCGATGCACGCGTGCTTCCATGTCgctggcggcggcagcagggtcGCCAAGTCCATCGGCATCATCGCCAAGAGCGTACGCCccacgccgcccggcccctATCGCTCCCCCCTCACTGTTCGTTCTTCCCATGGCGGCGTGTGTGATGTAGTGTAATGTGTTCGTGTCCGTGGCGTGGGCAGATGAAGGCCCTGTCACTCACCAAGGTgagggcggcgagcggcggtgacgACCAAGAGCGGGCGCCGcggcgacagcggcggcggcggcagcaccgGCGGCGTTCCCACGACGCCGAGGAGCCGCGGGACAAggacgccgccgcggcgtcgtcgtcgtccgcgTCCTCGTCCGCCAAGATCGCGCCGGCGCAGCCGCACGAAGCCGACGCCGGCGATCACCACACGGATCGCCTCCACGCGGGCGAGGAGCAGCGGGAGCATGGAGGGGCGAGGCACGAGCACTGCGACAAGTGCTGCTCTCCCttggacgccggcggcggcggcagcggcggccgcgCTGGGGACGAGGAGGAGGCTGCCGCGGGCGTGGCGGACAGCGACCGGGAGTGGGCGGCGGAGCCGGAGCCCGGGGTGCTCATGACGCTGGTGTCGCGCGGCGACGGCAccaaccacctccgccgcatCCGCTTCAGCGAGGAGTACTTCGGCGACGCCTGGGCGGCGCAGAGCTGGTGGGCCGACAACTGCGACCGCATCGTCGAGCTCTACAGCGTCGTCGTCCAGCCCGAGCACCCCTCGCACGgcgacgaggacgacgacgatccGGCAGCCCCCGTCACCCCGTGCCAATCCGAGGACGACGACCACCAACATTCGGTACGCGTTTGATTCTATTTCCCGCTCGCTGCTCCGATCACTTGCACTGTGGAGTTCGGCCACCTGCCTCCACCGTACCGGAGCAACTAGCAGCCGCGTACTGCAGCGAGGCAATAAAAGATTTGCAATGCCGCCATAAACCATGATCCGATTTGGCATCTCGTTTCAAATTCATGTTACGATCGTTGGTACCAGTACTCGCAATCCAGCCTTCTTTTCGGCGATGGGAGTAcacctttctttctcccttGCTACTGGCTGTACGCCTGATGATAAATATGCGGCAGAGTACTGATCATACTTTCCTGCAGCAAATTAAATCCCCAGCTCACACATTGCACCGACTGCATAGAATCTTAGTTTTGCCACTGGCTTTTGTACCAAAGTATCTCACCTCTCACAACTACTGCATGCAATCTGCTCTGCCTTTTCGCCTTCTAGAACAACGAAGGTGGACTGATGAagtgatgacgatgatgattcTGATGATTGCATCGTGTGGGGTTCATAGGATGGGATCGGGGAGCTGGAGTACTCGGCGTCGGCGTCCGGAGGGTCCACCTCCAACTTCTCCGGGCCGtccagcggcagcggcagcgggtCGGCCAACAAGGTGGACTCCCCAATCCTCGGGCTCGTCACCGAGGCCGACAGCTTCACAAGGGCAGCCCAGACGAAGCACAGCTACAAAACAACGAGACAAGGACAGTGACACTTACCTGGAAGATTATACGTGTTCATCAGCCTCATTACAACCTGATGAGTAACTGATGGCGACCCCTGCTGCATCCTGACTGAAATCCTTTACAAAACCGTTTCCAACGGTTGTTACAGTGCCTAACTTATAGTTGCACACTACGGCTGTTTGCTTGTATGATATTTTGCTGAAATGTACATAGTATTTACAATTTAGCCCAGATTCGAAATGGAAGATCGAACTCGATCCTATAATAAAGTTTGTTCATATCACCTTATGAGCTTATCATGGTGTAGTGTCCATTAAATAAAAAGTTATCAACCGTATGGCCAGATAATCAATTGTACATCGCATGATATGAGCTTCCCATAAGCACTCTCAAAACAGGTACAGAACAACCTCTGTTTCGTCAGAAACAGAAAAACATCCAATTTTGCCAATATATTGGTGATCAAGCATGGTGGAATACGGAAAAAACACTTAAAGATTGTACAATCTGGCCACCTAGTTTATACTAGTCCCCTCAACCTGAAGGGAACACTTCTACATCCTTGCTCGACGCTTCTGCTTCGACTAGGCCTCCAAGTTCAGTTTGCCCTAGGTGTGCAAAGGAGTCTGGTCTACaagcagaaggggtgcagaaCATATCATCCACTGTGACATTGAGCCAGAAACATTCTTCTCAATGATATTTCAGCCAATGTCGCCCTGGATTGGCGTCAAGAACATCAGCATCCCCCAACAAATTGGATGTTGATCCTTCTGGGACTTGTTTCTAGCAGGCCAAATGCTGAAGAAGAAAGGATTCGTGATACAGGAACAACACCGAGTGACTCGGCCATAGGCTGCTGCCGATCTGGCCAGATCGACTTGCTGGTGGTGGTCCACGAGGAGGCTTCCTTTGGCATGAAGGGCCAAGAACTGGAATGGTCCGTGTCCGTGGCCCTCTGGTGCCCCCAGGCATCCATAAATAGGCGCAGGTTTTTTATGGAGCTGCCGAGATCCCTGTGCTTCCTGAATCCTGATCCAGCATCCTGCGTAGGTTCAATTTAAACTCAGCAATGCTGCATGCCGTCATAAATAAGCTGCAGTCTCAAAAGAGATACTAGCAGACACTAAATAAGTTCCAGGCAGGCAGGGACATGAACTAATAAAATCTTCGGCTATGCAGTGCCTTCAGTGAGTTCAGTCTGCTGCAAGAAATTTGTTGAAGCAAATCACCCAAATCTCTATTCCTGAGTAACAAGTCCATAGCCTAATACCACCAACAGGCCATGCTTACCGCTGCATTTGCAGGTGTATATGGCGAATGGAATCACAAGTTTGCGGTTCAATGCGGTTTATGCAATACTGTCAGGCAATGGCTCGTGCAGCGAAATCACTGTAAAGAACATGACATTTTGCCACAATCATAGTAAACTGCACAAATTTGCAATTGCCTCGTACGATCAGTATCAAACAATTCCAGTTCCAGCGAGTATCCCGTCGAGCATGGTATACCTCTCAACAGCATCTCAGATGCGGTTGGACCGGACCCAGAAGAGCTCCCTTATGAAGGCGACGACGATCACGACGCAGGGCACGGTGGTGAGCACCACGCCCGCCACGGACATCGGCGGCCGCGCCGTCAGC
The sequence above is drawn from the Panicum hallii strain FIL2 chromosome 7, PHallii_v3.1, whole genome shotgun sequence genome and encodes:
- the LOC112899714 gene encoding polygalacturonase inhibitor-like, whose product is MDATHLLILFLLSSQLITMSLSSQSPQGNSDPDLPTLLKIKTQFGNPAALAEWQPGTDHCGWPYAYCNQYRRVVALFLENVSITSTLPPAIGELDQLRTINIVNIPGLHGPIPDSLGKLAHLSILNVMVTSVSGSIPASLSRTNLSSVSFFGNKLTGRIPTSLEKLPHLTFFDAANNDLVGTIPPRLVHGGTPDRPLGLKLSNNRLSGTIPWLYGIERYIMEFKVANNQLAGDASFLFGRRKTVDDLDLSGNRLRFNLTGLEMPRDLLFLNLSHNRIYGGVPASLLESRVVTLDLSYNELCGEIPAGGRMGWFKAEAYGHNKCLCGTPLPPCASGHLNRACHGPWLYSACSRRAGSNCVSMSLASFYFWSKPSVFLLLLFFLVLYPLLTSIHSFESFQTDKPFCI
- the LOC112901723 gene encoding putative protein Brevis radix-like 5, which translates into the protein MHACFHVAGGGSRVAKSIGIIAKSMKALSLTKVRAASGGDDQERAPRRQRRRRQHRRRSHDAEEPRDKDAAAASSSSASSSAKIAPAQPHEADAGDHHTDRLHAGEEQREHGGARHEHCDKCCSPLDAGGGGSGGRAGDEEEAAAGVADSDREWAAEPEPGVLMTLVSRGDGTNHLRRIRFSEEYFGDAWAAQSWWADNCDRIVELYSVVVQPEHPSHGDEDDDDPAAPVTPCQSEDDDHQHSDGIGELEYSASASGGSTSNFSGPSSGSGSGSANKVDSPILGLVTEADSFTRAAQTKHSYKTTRQGQ